In one Deltaproteobacteria bacterium genomic region, the following are encoded:
- a CDS encoding MBL fold metallo-hydrolase, which yields MSGTRLIQPGLSRRKFIKGIGASMVAAPFLNALTGCTSDGSSHRTRLVLLGTTGGVTWWPSTTRTSSSSAIMVGETMYLIDVGQGSTTRLTQAFNTGDSYTGSGSTTFLKNLKALFLTHLHQDHTADYPALLLIGVGSGMNGDDPLQVIGPCNRGQLEINKTGFPVDGVIWTDSSDPSWITPTPGTAQMTETVWQAFAQTINNMTLDAAYPDFRKTVQCTEIGTPLATQDSPTCPATPPFEIYRDDLVQVTATLVDHHQVYPAFAFRFDTDDGSIVFSGDTGPETNGNLQTLADGADILVHEVIDRVWIDYKFPEPSPLKTHMLEAHTAIDAVGAVAESCRVKTLVLNHIVPGDTPMPRLLEAGKNFSGRLIVGEDLMQIGI from the coding sequence ATGAGCGGAACACGACTGATCCAGCCAGGTCTATCGCGACGGAAATTCATTAAGGGGATCGGAGCTTCGATGGTCGCCGCACCGTTCCTGAACGCCCTGACGGGCTGCACGTCGGACGGTTCCTCCCACCGGACCAGGCTCGTACTCTTGGGGACCACCGGAGGTGTGACCTGGTGGCCGTCCACGACCCGGACCAGCTCTTCCAGCGCGATCATGGTCGGGGAAACCATGTACCTGATCGACGTGGGCCAGGGGTCCACCACCCGGCTGACCCAGGCCTTCAACACCGGAGATTCCTACACGGGCTCAGGCTCGACAACATTTCTGAAAAACTTGAAGGCCCTTTTCCTCACCCATCTCCATCAGGACCACACCGCCGACTACCCGGCCCTGCTCCTCATCGGGGTCGGATCAGGGATGAACGGCGACGATCCCCTCCAGGTCATCGGCCCCTGCAATCGAGGGCAACTGGAGATCAACAAGACGGGGTTCCCCGTCGATGGGGTCATATGGACCGACAGCTCCGACCCGAGCTGGATCACCCCCACCCCCGGTACTGCGCAAATGACCGAAACCGTCTGGCAGGCCTTTGCCCAGACAATCAACAACATGACGTTGGATGCCGCCTACCCGGATTTCCGGAAAACGGTCCAATGCACCGAGATCGGGACGCCCCTGGCCACCCAGGACAGCCCCACCTGTCCGGCGACTCCACCCTTCGAGATCTACCGCGACGACCTAGTCCAGGTCACGGCCACCCTGGTGGACCACCATCAGGTCTACCCAGCCTTTGCCTTCCGTTTCGACACCGACGACGGCTCCATTGTTTTTTCCGGAGACACCGGTCCCGAAACGAACGGGAACCTCCAGACCCTGGCAGATGGCGCCGACATCCTGGTCCACGAGGTCATCGACCGGGTCTGGATCGACTACAAATTCCCCGAGCCTAGCCCGCTGAAGACCCACATGCTTGAGGCCCATACGGCCATTGATGCCGTCGGGGCCGTGGCCGAGTCCTGTCGGGTCAAGACACTGGTCTTGAACCACATCGTTCCCGGGGACACTCCCATGCCCCGACTCTTGGAGGCCGGGAAGAATTTCTCGGGCCGCCTGATCGTCGGCGAGGATCTGATGCAGATCGGCATTTGA